Proteins found in one Limnohabitans sp. TEGF004 genomic segment:
- the purF gene encoding amidophosphoribosyltransferase has protein sequence MCGIVGVASNAPVNQLIYDALLLLQHRGQDAAGIVTQLDRKFFMHKAKGMVRDVFRTRNMRALPGNNGLGQVRYPTAGNAFSEEEAQPFYVNAPFGLVLVHNGNLTNAHALKAELFSEDHRHINTESDSEVLLNVLAHEIDKATRGLPLKASDVFEAVRRVHRRIKGSYAVISMIAGHGLLAFRDPFGIRPLCIGRGADGTYMLASESVALDGTGHVFERDIAPGEAVFIDLAGQAHFMQCADAPQLKPCIFEYVYLARPDSTMDGISVYQARLNLGETLAKRVISVVPPTDIDVIIPIPESSRPSATQLAHLLGVPYREGFVKNRYVGRTFIMPGQGVRKKSVRQKLNVIASEFKGRNVLLVDDSIVRGTTSKEIVQMARDAGARKVYLASAAPPVRFPNVYGIDMPTPEELVAHDRTVEEIRKLIGCDALIYQDVEAMKQAVRDATAGSAPKLDGFDASCFDGVYVTGDVSVGDIVRLNEKRVGTEEGAEDNSRLALPNQSE, from the coding sequence ATGTGTGGCATCGTCGGCGTTGCAAGCAACGCACCTGTGAACCAGTTGATTTATGACGCCTTGTTGCTCTTGCAGCACCGAGGCCAAGATGCCGCAGGCATCGTCACCCAGCTGGACCGTAAATTTTTCATGCACAAAGCCAAGGGCATGGTGCGTGATGTATTTCGCACCCGCAACATGCGCGCCTTGCCTGGCAACAACGGCTTGGGCCAAGTGCGCTACCCCACTGCAGGCAATGCCTTCAGCGAAGAAGAGGCCCAGCCTTTTTATGTGAACGCACCGTTTGGTTTGGTGTTGGTTCACAACGGCAACCTGACCAACGCGCATGCGTTGAAAGCTGAGTTGTTCTCTGAAGACCACCGTCACATCAATACTGAGAGTGACTCTGAGGTGTTGCTCAACGTCTTGGCCCACGAAATTGACAAAGCCACGCGTGGCTTGCCACTCAAAGCGTCTGACGTGTTTGAAGCTGTGCGCCGTGTGCACCGCCGCATCAAAGGTTCTTACGCCGTTATTTCGATGATTGCAGGTCACGGTTTGCTGGCTTTCCGCGACCCATTTGGCATTCGCCCTTTGTGTATCGGACGAGGTGCTGACGGCACTTACATGTTGGCCAGTGAATCAGTCGCCCTGGATGGCACAGGCCATGTGTTTGAGCGCGACATCGCGCCAGGCGAAGCCGTGTTCATTGACCTCGCAGGTCAAGCGCACTTCATGCAATGCGCCGATGCGCCGCAACTCAAGCCATGTATTTTTGAATACGTGTATTTGGCCCGTCCTGACTCAACGATGGATGGCATCTCTGTGTATCAAGCTCGCTTGAACTTGGGCGAGACCTTGGCCAAACGCGTGATTTCGGTTGTGCCGCCCACAGACATTGATGTGATCATCCCGATCCCAGAATCGAGCCGCCCCAGCGCCACACAGCTGGCGCATTTGTTGGGTGTGCCTTACCGCGAAGGGTTTGTGAAAAACCGTTACGTGGGCCGCACCTTCATCATGCCGGGCCAAGGTGTGCGTAAAAAGTCCGTGCGCCAAAAGCTCAACGTGATTGCCAGTGAATTCAAAGGCCGCAACGTGCTGCTAGTGGACGACTCCATCGTGCGCGGCACCACCAGCAAAGAGATTGTGCAAATGGCCCGTGATGCTGGCGCGCGCAAGGTGTATTTGGCCAGCGCGGCGCCGCCTGTTCGTTTTCCTAACGTGTATGGCATTGACATGCCTACGCCGGAAGAGTTGGTGGCACACGATCGCACGGTTGAGGAAATTCGCAAATTAATTGGTTGCGATGCCTTGATTTACCAAGACGTCGAAGCCATGAAGCAAGCCGTGCGCGACGCCACAGCAGGCTCTGCACCCAAGCTTGATGGCTTTGATGCCTCATGCTTTGACGGCGTGTACGTGACAGGCGATGTGTCAGTAGGCGATATCGTGCGCTTGAACGAAAAACGCGTGGGCACAGAAGAGGGCGCTGAAGACAATTCGCGCCTCGCCTTGCCCAATCAATCGGAGTGA
- a CDS encoding arsenate reductase encodes MSKTTITVYGIPNCDSVKKARMWLSDHGVDYVFHDFKKQGVPPEAVDLWLKHVSWDVLVNRKGTTWRKLDPVLQASVVDNASARALMLEHASVIKRPVVVKGATVIVGVNPEAWARVIG; translated from the coding sequence ATGAGCAAAACAACCATCACCGTTTACGGCATTCCCAACTGCGACAGCGTCAAAAAGGCCCGCATGTGGCTGAGTGACCATGGTGTGGACTATGTGTTTCACGATTTCAAAAAACAAGGCGTGCCGCCAGAGGCCGTCGACCTGTGGCTCAAGCATGTGAGCTGGGACGTGTTGGTCAACCGCAAAGGCACGACTTGGCGCAAGCTAGACCCAGTCCTGCAAGCCAGCGTGGTGGACAACGCCTCGGCCCGCGCCTTGATGCTGGAACATGCCAGCGTCATCAAGCGCCCTGTGGTGGTCAAAGGCGCAACTGTCATCGTGGGCGTCAACCCTGAGGCTTGGGCGCGCGTTATCGGATAA
- a CDS encoding CvpA family protein, with the protein MQTLSAVDWILLAVLGLSFLLGLWRGIVQEVLSLVGWVAAFYVSQMYAPMAAAWLPMEGSSQMLRYAAGFVVVFVAVLVATVLVSWVVKKLISAVGLGPLDRLLGSLFGLMRGVVILLAVTVLVGMTPMRDTEAWKQAQGTQWLQQFLHVLKPVLPADFGKYLP; encoded by the coding sequence ATGCAAACACTTTCGGCCGTAGATTGGATTCTGCTGGCCGTCTTGGGTCTGTCATTCCTGCTGGGCTTGTGGCGCGGCATCGTGCAAGAGGTGTTGTCGTTGGTGGGATGGGTGGCTGCGTTTTATGTCTCGCAGATGTACGCCCCGATGGCTGCCGCGTGGTTGCCCATGGAGGGCAGCAGCCAGATGCTGCGTTACGCCGCTGGTTTTGTGGTGGTGTTTGTGGCTGTTTTGGTGGCCACGGTGTTGGTCAGCTGGGTGGTCAAAAAATTAATTTCTGCAGTCGGTCTTGGTCCGTTAGACCGCTTGCTCGGTAGCTTGTTTGGATTGATGCGCGGCGTGGTCATTTTGTTGGCCGTGACCGTGTTGGTGGGCATGACGCCCATGCGTGACACCGAGGCTTGGAAGCAAGCGCAGGGCACGCAATGGTTGCAACAGTTTTTGCATGTGTTGAAGCCGGTGTTACCGGCTGATTTTGGAAAGTACCTCCCCTAA
- a CDS encoding RNA-binding protein, producing the protein MGNKLYVGNLPYTVRDGDLEQSFGEFGAVTSAKVMMERDTGRSKGFGFVEMGSDAEAQAAIEGMNGQSLGGRSITVNEARPMEPRPPRSGGGGYGGGDRSGGGGYGGGDRSGGYGGGGRGGY; encoded by the coding sequence ATGGGCAATAAACTTTACGTCGGCAATCTGCCATACACGGTTCGCGATGGCGACCTCGAGCAATCTTTCGGTGAATTCGGTGCTGTGACCAGCGCCAAAGTCATGATGGAACGCGACACTGGCCGTTCAAAAGGTTTCGGCTTTGTCGAAATGGGCAGCGATGCCGAAGCGCAAGCTGCTATCGAAGGCATGAATGGTCAATCATTGGGTGGTCGTAGCATCACTGTGAACGAAGCCCGTCCGATGGAGCCACGTCCTCCCCGTTCAGGTGGTGGCGGCTACGGTGGTGGCGATCGCTCAGGCGGTGGCGGTTACGGCGGCGGTGATCGTTCAGGCGGTTACGGCGGTGGCGGTCGCGGCGGTTACTAA
- the gltX gene encoding glutamate--tRNA ligase, whose product MTSKIRTRFAPSPTGFIHLGNIRSALYPWAFARATGGDFILRIEDTDLERSNQASVDVIIEGMKWLGLDHDEGPFYQMQRMDRYKAVLEELKAGGHVYPCYMSMEELDALREQQMANKEKPRYNGTWRPEPGKTLPAIPEGVKPVLRFKNPQGGSVVWEDKVKGRIEISNDELDDLVIARPDGTPTYNFCVVVDDVDMAITHVIRGDDHVNNTPRQINIFKALGKDTPVYAHLPTVLNEQGEKMSKRNGAKAVTQYRDEGYLPDAMVNYLARLGWSHGDDEIFSRAQFLEWFNLDHLGRSAAQFDEAKLKWVNAQHLKAMADDVLAPLVSAELAKRGITADDRLPAICGLFKDRCDTLLVLADWATAFYNDVIPQADDVAKHITSAVLPALDALAAKLGALAEWSTANVSAAFKEVLAEQGLKMPQLAMPVRVLVMGTPQTPSVDAVLFLCGKEKVLARLTKR is encoded by the coding sequence ATGACTTCAAAAATTCGTACCCGTTTCGCGCCATCCCCCACTGGCTTTATTCACCTTGGCAACATTCGCTCGGCCTTGTACCCTTGGGCGTTTGCACGTGCTACGGGTGGTGACTTTATTTTGCGTATTGAAGACACCGACTTGGAGCGTTCTAACCAAGCGTCGGTGGACGTCATCATCGAAGGTATGAAGTGGTTGGGTCTCGACCACGACGAAGGCCCGTTCTACCAAATGCAACGCATGGACCGCTACAAGGCCGTGTTGGAAGAGCTCAAAGCCGGTGGCCACGTGTACCCCTGCTACATGAGCATGGAAGAGCTCGACGCCCTGCGCGAACAGCAAATGGCCAACAAAGAAAAACCACGCTACAACGGCACATGGCGCCCAGAGCCAGGCAAGACCTTGCCTGCCATTCCTGAGGGCGTGAAGCCTGTGTTGCGCTTTAAAAATCCACAAGGCGGCTCTGTCGTTTGGGAAGACAAAGTCAAAGGCCGCATCGAGATCAGCAACGACGAGTTGGACGACTTGGTCATTGCCCGCCCCGACGGCACACCCACCTACAACTTCTGCGTGGTGGTGGACGACGTTGACATGGCCATCACCCACGTCATCCGTGGTGACGACCATGTGAACAACACGCCGCGCCAAATTAACATCTTTAAAGCGTTGGGCAAAGACACACCGGTTTATGCCCACTTACCCACCGTGCTCAATGAGCAAGGCGAGAAGATGAGTAAGCGCAATGGCGCGAAGGCTGTCACGCAATACCGCGACGAAGGCTACTTGCCCGATGCGATGGTCAACTACCTCGCACGTTTGGGCTGGAGTCATGGCGATGATGAAATTTTCAGTCGTGCTCAGTTCTTAGAGTGGTTCAACCTTGACCATCTCGGCCGCAGCGCTGCGCAGTTTGACGAAGCCAAGCTCAAGTGGGTGAATGCACAACATTTGAAAGCCATGGCCGATGATGTTTTGGCGCCCCTGGTGAGCGCTGAGTTGGCCAAGCGTGGCATCACTGCCGACGATCGCTTGCCTGCCATTTGTGGTTTGTTCAAAGACCGTTGCGACACCTTGTTGGTATTGGCTGATTGGGCCACTGCTTTCTACAACGACGTCATTCCACAAGCTGACGATGTGGCCAAACACATCACATCCGCCGTGTTGCCTGCACTCGATGCCTTGGCTGCCAAGCTAGGCGCATTGGCCGAGTGGAGCACAGCCAACGTGAGCGCAGCCTTCAAAGAGGTGTTGGCTGAGCAGGGTTTGAAAATGCCGCAGCTCGCCATGCCTGTCCGCGTGTTGGTCATGGGCACGCCGCAAACGCCATCGGTCGATGCGGTGCTTTTCTTGTGCGGAAAAGAAAAAGTTTTGGCACGTTTGACGAAACGCTAA
- a CDS encoding O-succinylhomoserine sulfhydrylase, producing the protein MSQHPLPTDLHLETLAVRLAADRSQYGENSEALYLTSGYVQPSAEASARRFAGEEDGYTYGRSGNPTVTSFEMRLAALEGSEAALATSSGMSSVMLMLFSLLKAGDHVVYSQSMFGSTLKLIGSEFARFGVESTVVSQTDLAAWQAAIRPNTKLLFAETPTNPLTEVCDIAALADMAHNAGALLAVDNCFATPILQRPIAMGADIVMHSGTKYLDGQGRVMAGALCASEKLIKEKLLPVMKNSGMVLSPFNAWVVLKGLETLDIRMRAQSAHAHAMAQWLEQHPAVSRVYYPGLASHPQHDLALKQMSGMGGAVLSFDVKAADSQQARTRAFHVLDSLRTLSLCTNLGDTKTLLTHPASTSHGKLSEDQRQAAGIGQGMIRLAAGLEHLDDMKADLLRGLDTL; encoded by the coding sequence ATGAGTCAACACCCTTTGCCCACTGATTTGCACTTAGAGACCTTGGCTGTGCGCTTGGCTGCAGACCGCAGCCAATACGGCGAGAACTCAGAAGCCTTGTATCTCACCAGCGGTTATGTGCAGCCCTCAGCCGAAGCCTCGGCCCGCCGCTTTGCAGGCGAAGAAGACGGCTACACCTACGGCCGCTCGGGCAACCCAACTGTCACTAGCTTTGAAATGCGCTTGGCCGCCTTAGAGGGCAGCGAGGCAGCTTTGGCTACATCGTCCGGTATGTCTTCGGTCATGTTGATGCTGTTCAGCTTGCTCAAAGCGGGCGACCATGTGGTGTATTCGCAGTCGATGTTTGGTTCGACTTTGAAGCTCATTGGTTCTGAGTTTGCACGCTTTGGCGTGGAGTCCACCGTGGTGTCGCAAACTGATTTGGCTGCGTGGCAAGCTGCCATTCGTCCCAACACCAAACTCTTGTTTGCCGAGACGCCCACCAACCCCTTGACCGAGGTGTGTGACATCGCCGCCTTGGCTGACATGGCGCACAACGCGGGTGCTTTGCTGGCTGTCGATAACTGTTTTGCAACGCCGATTTTGCAGCGCCCCATTGCCATGGGCGCAGACATCGTCATGCACTCAGGTACCAAGTATTTGGATGGCCAAGGCCGCGTGATGGCGGGCGCTTTGTGTGCCAGCGAGAAACTCATCAAAGAAAAGCTGCTGCCCGTCATGAAAAACAGCGGCATGGTGTTGTCGCCCTTCAACGCATGGGTAGTGCTCAAAGGTTTGGAAACACTCGACATTCGCATGCGCGCCCAAAGCGCTCATGCCCACGCGATGGCTCAGTGGCTTGAGCAGCATCCTGCTGTGTCGCGCGTGTACTACCCAGGCTTAGCTTCTCACCCACAGCACGACTTGGCATTGAAGCAGATGTCTGGCATGGGCGGTGCGGTGTTGTCGTTTGATGTGAAGGCAGCTGACTCGCAGCAAGCGCGCACCCGCGCGTTTCATGTGCTCGACAGCTTGCGCACGCTCTCGCTGTGTACCAACTTGGGCGACACCAAAACTTTGCTCACGCACCCCGCCAGCACGTCGCACGGCAAATTGTCGGAAGATCAGCGTCAAGCCGCAGGCATCGGCCAAGGCATGATTCGCTTGGCCGCAGGCCTTGAGCATTTAGACGACATGAAGGCTGACCTTTTGCGCGGCTTGGACACTCTGTAA
- a CDS encoding SPOR domain-containing protein has translation MAFFKFRLPGQATGEPQGNTSNSPAESVDAMRRRARHRLIGASVLVVLGVVGFPLLFDTQPRPVSVDIAVDIPDRATAKPLVDTSTSKPLSASAGLDAKEEVVPDAKAEAKPDVKPETAMAAAAGAAAVAAVVPKAETKSEPAKADIKPDAKSAVKPADSKDTGARFVVQAGTFSDDGKLRETRNKLEKAGITTYTQVIESKEGRRVRVRVGPFTKRDDADKMANKIKQLQLQPQVLTL, from the coding sequence ATGGCTTTTTTCAAGTTTCGACTGCCCGGTCAAGCGACCGGCGAGCCCCAAGGTAATACCAGCAATTCTCCCGCCGAGAGCGTGGACGCCATGCGCCGCCGCGCCCGTCACCGTTTGATTGGCGCTTCGGTGTTGGTCGTGTTGGGTGTTGTCGGCTTTCCCTTGTTGTTTGACACCCAGCCGCGCCCTGTGTCGGTGGACATTGCGGTGGATATTCCTGACCGCGCGACAGCCAAGCCCTTGGTGGACACCTCAACGTCCAAGCCCTTATCTGCTTCTGCGGGGCTCGATGCCAAAGAGGAAGTGGTGCCTGACGCCAAAGCTGAAGCTAAGCCAGATGTGAAGCCTGAAACAGCTATGGCCGCAGCTGCTGGCGCAGCAGCCGTGGCCGCGGTGGTGCCCAAGGCCGAAACAAAGTCAGAGCCCGCGAAGGCTGACATCAAACCAGACGCCAAATCTGCGGTTAAGCCTGCTGACAGCAAAGACACAGGCGCGCGCTTCGTGGTGCAAGCCGGCACGTTTTCGGACGATGGCAAGTTGCGTGAAACGCGTAACAAGCTCGAAAAAGCAGGCATCACCACCTACACCCAAGTCATCGAGAGCAAAGAGGGGCGTCGTGTGCGTGTACGCGTAGGCCCCTTTACCAAACGTGACGATGCCGACAAGATGGCAAACAAGATCAAGCAGTTGCAATTGCAGCCGCAAGTCTTGACGCTGTAA
- the folC gene encoding bifunctional tetrahydrofolate synthase/dihydrofolate synthase has protein sequence MNSLDSWLAHCERLHPKNIDMGLERVRTVAERMALKFDCPVITVAGTNGKGSTCAMLEACLLEAGYRPSVYTSPHLVHFQERCRVHGETVQPDDLLPHFEKVEAARTQGSEVSLTYFEFTTLAILSLMASSPIDVAILEVGLGGRLDAVNVIEPTCSIITSVDLDHMDFLGHDRETIGREKAGIMRTGRPVIVSDPVPPHSVIDHATEIGADLWLFGRDFNFTGDKQQWGWAGRGRRYSGLAYPALRGANQLVNASGVLAALEALRSEMPVTAQAIRNGLAMVELPGRFQIVPGQPALVFDVAHNAHAVAALTENLDAMGFYPTTHVVFGAMADKDVAPMLARVGPLVDRWYFCDLPTERAAKATQLQDVWQAGNTRQDVQASTHANPQAALDAAVAAADPADRIVVFGSFFTVGGILANGIPRLDAPHLSS, from the coding sequence ATGAATTCACTCGACAGCTGGCTCGCGCATTGCGAGCGTTTGCACCCCAAAAACATCGACATGGGCCTAGAGCGCGTGCGCACAGTGGCCGAGCGCATGGCGCTCAAGTTTGATTGCCCCGTCATCACCGTGGCGGGCACCAACGGCAAGGGCTCGACCTGCGCCATGTTGGAGGCCTGTTTGCTGGAAGCGGGCTATCGCCCCAGCGTGTATACCTCACCACATTTGGTGCATTTCCAAGAACGCTGCCGCGTGCATGGCGAAACCGTCCAGCCCGACGACTTGCTGCCGCATTTTGAAAAAGTAGAAGCTGCGCGTACCCAAGGCAGTGAGGTGTCACTCACTTACTTCGAGTTCACCACCTTGGCGATTTTGAGTTTGATGGCTTCGTCGCCCATCGATGTGGCCATTCTTGAAGTGGGCTTGGGCGGCCGCTTGGACGCGGTCAATGTGATTGAGCCAACTTGCTCCATCATCACCAGCGTGGACTTGGACCACATGGACTTTTTAGGCCACGACCGCGAAACCATTGGCCGCGAGAAGGCGGGCATCATGCGCACGGGCCGCCCCGTCATCGTGAGTGACCCCGTGCCGCCGCACAGCGTGATTGACCACGCCACAGAAATTGGCGCAGACCTGTGGCTGTTTGGCCGTGATTTCAACTTCACGGGCGACAAGCAGCAGTGGGGCTGGGCAGGGCGTGGCCGTCGTTACAGCGGTTTGGCTTATCCCGCGTTGCGCGGGGCTAACCAGTTGGTCAACGCCAGCGGCGTGTTGGCGGCGCTTGAGGCTTTGCGTAGCGAGATGCCTGTAACGGCCCAAGCGATTCGCAATGGCTTGGCAATGGTCGAGTTGCCAGGGCGCTTCCAAATCGTGCCGGGTCAGCCTGCCTTGGTGTTTGACGTGGCGCACAACGCCCACGCGGTGGCGGCACTCACTGAAAACCTCGATGCCATGGGCTTTTATCCCACCACCCATGTGGTATTTGGGGCCATGGCCGACAAAGACGTGGCGCCTATGCTGGCGCGTGTAGGCCCTTTGGTGGACCGTTGGTACTTTTGTGATTTGCCCACCGAACGCGCCGCCAAAGCCACTCAGTTGCAAGACGTTTGGCAGGCGGGCAACACCCGTCAAGACGTGCAAGCTAGCACCCATGCCAACCCCCAAGCCGCGCTGGACGCAGCCGTGGCTGCGGCAGACCCCGCTGATAGAATTGTGGTCTTCGGATCGTTCTTCACGGTCGGGGGGATTTTGGCGAATGGCATTCCCCGTTTAGACGCCCCACATTTGAGCTCCTGA
- the argG gene encoding argininosuccinate synthase: MSTILQHLPKGQKVGIAFSGGLDTSAALLWMKQKGAVPYAYTANLGQPDESDYNEIPRKAMEYGAEKARLIDCRKQLAHEGIAAIQCGAFHISTGGITYFNTTPLGRAVTGTMLVAAMKEDDVNIWGDGSTFKGNDIERFYRYGLLTNPSLKIYKPWLDQLFIDELGGRAEMSAFMTANGFGYKMSAEKAYSTDSNMLGATHEAKDLESLSSGMKIVNPIMGVPFWREDCVVKAEEISIRFEEGQPVALNGVEYADPVELFLKANEIGGRHGLGMSDQIENRIIEAKSRGIYEAPGMALLHIAYERLVTGIHNEDTIEQYRINGLRLGRLLYQGRWFDPQSIMLRETAQRWVARAVTGTVTLELRRGNDYSILNTESPNLTYAPERLSMEKVEDAPFSPLDRIGQLTMRNLDIVDTRAKLGIYAHTGLLSLGEGADMIKLEGGSKK, translated from the coding sequence ATGAGCACCATCCTCCAACACCTCCCCAAAGGCCAAAAAGTCGGCATCGCCTTCTCAGGCGGCCTCGACACTTCTGCTGCCCTCTTGTGGATGAAGCAAAAGGGCGCTGTGCCCTACGCCTACACCGCCAACCTCGGCCAGCCCGACGAGTCGGACTACAACGAAATCCCACGCAAAGCGATGGAATACGGCGCAGAAAAAGCCCGCCTCATCGACTGCCGCAAACAACTCGCCCACGAAGGCATTGCTGCCATTCAGTGCGGCGCGTTCCACATCAGCACCGGTGGCATCACCTACTTCAACACCACGCCCTTGGGCCGTGCCGTCACAGGCACCATGCTCGTGGCTGCGATGAAGGAAGACGACGTCAACATCTGGGGCGATGGCAGCACCTTTAAGGGCAACGACATCGAGCGCTTCTACCGCTACGGTTTGTTGACCAACCCCAGCTTGAAAATCTACAAGCCTTGGCTGGACCAACTGTTCATCGACGAACTCGGTGGCCGCGCTGAAATGAGCGCCTTCATGACTGCCAACGGTTTTGGCTACAAGATGAGCGCCGAAAAGGCCTACAGCACCGACAGCAACATGCTGGGTGCAACACACGAAGCCAAAGACCTTGAGAGCCTCTCAAGCGGCATGAAGATCGTCAACCCCATCATGGGTGTGCCCTTCTGGCGTGAAGACTGCGTGGTGAAAGCCGAAGAAATCAGCATCCGTTTTGAAGAAGGCCAACCCGTTGCCTTGAACGGTGTGGAATACGCTGACCCCGTTGAGTTGTTCCTGAAAGCCAACGAAATCGGTGGCCGCCACGGGTTGGGCATGAGCGACCAAATCGAGAACCGCATCATCGAAGCCAAGAGCCGTGGCATCTACGAAGCCCCGGGCATGGCGCTGTTGCACATCGCTTACGAGCGTTTGGTCACAGGCATTCACAACGAAGACACCATTGAGCAGTACCGCATCAACGGCCTGCGGTTGGGCCGCTTGTTGTACCAAGGCCGCTGGTTCGACCCACAGTCCATCATGTTGCGCGAAACCGCCCAACGCTGGGTGGCACGCGCCGTGACCGGCACCGTGACCCTAGAGCTGCGCCGTGGCAACGACTACAGCATCTTGAACACCGAAAGCCCCAACCTGACCTACGCCCCAGAGCGTTTGAGCATGGAAAAAGTGGAAGACGCGCCATTCAGCCCACTCGACCGCATTGGCCAATTGACCATGCGCAACTTGGACATCGTGGACACACGCGCCAAACTGGGCATCTACGCACACACAGGCTTGCTGTCGTTGGGCGAAGGTGCTGACATGATCAAGTTGGAAGGCGGGTCTAAGAAGTAA
- the murB gene encoding UDP-N-acetylmuramate dehydrogenase — protein MLVEPNYPLQAHNSFGISAKALQLVRVRTEADVQAVLADAALRAVPKFVLGGGSNIVLTGDVKPLVLKVEIKGMRLVEETDKAWVVEAAAGESWHDLVAWTLDNGWPGLENMALIPGSVGASPVQNIGAYGVELQDRFHSLDAIDLTTGETFSLDAAQCAFGYRDSVFKHESSGPNGLGLAGKALITRVRFLLRKDWKPVLGYLDLERKMAETGISQPTAQQIFEWVCAIRRAKLPDPAVIGNAGSFFKNPTVTQDQCDDIIAREPKVVHYLLDDGRIKLAAGWLIDACGWKGKTVGNAGVYEKQALVLVNVGGKEHPCTGGEVMTLAKAIQTSVYERFGIRLEPEPVVV, from the coding sequence ATGTTAGTGGAACCCAACTACCCCCTTCAAGCGCACAACAGCTTTGGCATTTCAGCAAAAGCCCTGCAACTTGTGCGCGTGCGCACCGAAGCTGACGTACAAGCTGTGCTGGCCGATGCGGCCTTGCGCGCTGTGCCCAAGTTTGTGCTGGGCGGCGGCAGCAACATTGTGCTGACCGGCGACGTGAAGCCCTTGGTGCTGAAGGTGGAAATCAAAGGCATGCGCTTGGTCGAAGAGACCGACAAGGCCTGGGTGGTCGAAGCCGCCGCAGGCGAAAGCTGGCACGACTTGGTGGCTTGGACGCTGGACAACGGCTGGCCCGGCCTTGAAAACATGGCCCTCATTCCCGGCAGCGTAGGCGCGTCCCCCGTGCAAAACATTGGCGCGTATGGTGTGGAGCTGCAAGACCGCTTTCACTCGCTGGACGCGATTGATCTGACCACTGGCGAAACCTTCAGCCTCGATGCCGCGCAATGCGCATTTGGCTACCGCGACTCGGTGTTCAAACACGAAAGCAGCGGCCCGAACGGCTTGGGTTTGGCAGGCAAAGCCCTGATTACCCGCGTGCGGTTCTTGTTGCGCAAAGACTGGAAACCCGTGCTGGGCTACCTCGACCTCGAACGCAAAATGGCCGAGACTGGCATCAGCCAACCCACGGCCCAGCAGATCTTTGAATGGGTGTGCGCCATTCGCCGCGCCAAGCTGCCAGACCCAGCCGTCATTGGCAACGCGGGCAGCTTCTTCAAAAACCCCACCGTCACCCAAGACCAGTGCGACGACATCATCGCGCGTGAGCCCAAGGTGGTGCACTACCTGCTAGACGATGGCCGTATCAAACTGGCGGCTGGTTGGCTGATCGACGCCTGCGGCTGGAAAGGCAAAACCGTGGGCAATGCGGGTGTGTACGAAAAACAAGCCTTGGTGTTGGTCAACGTGGGCGGCAAAGAGCACCCCTGCACAGGCGGCGAGGTGATGACCTTGGCCAAAGCCATTCAAACCAGTGTGTATGAGCGGTTTGGCATTCGACTTGAACCCGAACCTGTGGTGGTTTAA
- a CDS encoding pyrimidine/purine nucleoside phosphorylase: protein MTTEKIDGASVTTKANVYFDGKCVSHGLTLADGTKLSVGVILPATLTFNTGAPEIMECVGGFCEYKLDGTQDWVKSSAGEKFNVPGNSKFDIRVTEPYHYICHFG from the coding sequence ATGACCACAGAAAAAATCGACGGCGCCAGCGTCACCACCAAAGCCAATGTTTACTTTGACGGCAAATGTGTCAGCCACGGCCTGACACTAGCTGACGGCACCAAACTGTCGGTGGGCGTCATCTTGCCCGCCACCTTGACCTTCAACACAGGCGCACCTGAAATCATGGAATGCGTGGGCGGTTTTTGTGAATACAAACTCGACGGCACCCAAGACTGGGTCAAGTCCAGCGCTGGCGAAAAATTCAACGTGCCCGGCAACTCGAAGTTCGACATCCGCGTGACCGAGCCCTACCACTACATTTGCCACTTCGGTTAA